A window from Manis javanica isolate MJ-LG chromosome 10, MJ_LKY, whole genome shotgun sequence encodes these proteins:
- the CTF1 gene encoding cardiotrophin-1 isoform X1 yields MSLREGSLEDPQADSSISSVPHLEAKIRQTHSLAHLLTKYAEQLLQEYVQHQGDPFGLPGFAPPRLPVAGLSAPASGHASLPAQERLRLDAAALAELSPLLDFVRRRQAELNPRAACLLRRLEDATLQARALGAAVEDVLSAQGSETRGPRPEPAAAPAATAGVFPAKVLGLRVCGLYRDWNVDSRKEETSPGSFTAGSPAPSTELKYLLSELMLL; encoded by the exons ATGAGCCTAAGGGAGGGAAGTCTGG AAGACCCACAGGCTGACTCTTCAATCTCATCTGTTCCCCACCTGGAGGCCAAGATCCGTCAAACACACAGTCTTGCCCACCTCCTTACCAAATATGCTGAGCAGCTGCTCCAGGAATAT GTGCAGCACCAGGGAGACCCCTTCGGGCTGCCAGGCTTCGCGCCACCGCGGTTGCCGGTAGCCGGCCTGAGCGCCCCGGCATCGGGCCACGCGAGCCTGCCGGCGCAGGAGCGGCTGCGGCTTGACGCCGCGGCGCTGGCTGAGCTGTCGCCGCTGTTGGACTTTGTGCGCCGCCGCCAGGCCGAGCTGAACCCGCGCGCGGCGTGCCTGCTGCGGCGCCTGGAGGACGCGACGCTCCAGGCCCGGGCCCTAGGCGCCGCAGTTGAGGACGTGCTGTCCGCGCAGGGCTCCGAGACCCGAGGGCCCCGGCCCGAGCCCGCCGCTGCTCCAGCCGCCACCGCCGGCGTGTTCCCGGCCAAGGTGCTCGGGCTCCGCGTGTGCGGCCTCTACCGCGACTGG AATGTTGACTCCAGGAAAGAGGAAACCTCACCTGGTTCATTCACTGCTGgttccccagcacctagcacagagcttaaatacttgttgagtgaattaatgctgctatga
- the LOC108385428 gene encoding cardiotrophin-2, producing the protein FLLSAPLCLLTLLLPPLSPGAPISPAEPINQAYSLALYMQKNTSTLLQTYLQYQGSPFSDPGFSALELQLSSLPPAAISFKTWHALDDGERLSHAQGAFLALTQHLQLVGDDQRDLNPGSPILLAQLGAARLRAQGLLGNMATIMTALGLPVPPEEDTLGLVPFGASAFERKCRGYIVTREYGHWTDRAVRDLALLKVKYPG; encoded by the exons TTTCTTCTGTCAGCCCCCCTCTGCCTGCTGACCCTTCTGCTGCCACCCCTCAGTCCAGGGGCCCCCATCTCCCCAGCTGAGCCTATCAATCAAGCCTACAGCCTGGCCCTCTACATGCAGAAGAATACATCTACACTGCTCCAGACTTAC CTCCAGTACCAGGGCAGCCCCTTTAGTGACCCTGGCTTCTCAGCCCTTGAGCTCCAGCTCAGCAGCCTGCCTCCTGCTGCCATCTCCTTCAAGACCTGGCATGCCTTGGATGATGGGGAGCGGCTGAGCCATGCTCAGGGGGCCTTCCTGGCCTTGACCCAGCACCTACAGCTTGTGGGGGACGACCAGAGAGATCTGAACCCTGGCAGTCCTATCCTGCTGGCTCAGCTTGGGGCTGCAAGACTCAGGGCCCAAGGTCTACTGGGCAACATGGCTACCATCATGACTGCTCTGGGCCTGCCCGTCCCCCCTGAAGAGGACACTCTTGGGCTTGTGCCCTTTGGGGCCTCAGCCTTCGAGAGGAAATGTCGAGGCTATATAGTGACCCGGGAATATGGCCACTGGACAGACCGAGCTGTGAGGGACTTGGCTTTGCTCAAGGTCAAATACCCTGGATAG
- the CTF1 gene encoding cardiotrophin-1 isoform X2, protein MSLREGSLEDPQADSSISSVPHLEAKIRQTHSLAHLLTKYAEQLLQEYVQHQGDPFGLPGFAPPRLPVAGLSAPASGHASLPAQERLRLDAAALAELSPLLDFVRRRQAELNPRAACLLRRLEDATLQARALGAAVEDVLSAQGSETRGPRPEPAAAPAATAGVFPAKVLGLRVCGLYRDWVSRTEGDLGQLVPGGPG, encoded by the exons ATGAGCCTAAGGGAGGGAAGTCTGG AAGACCCACAGGCTGACTCTTCAATCTCATCTGTTCCCCACCTGGAGGCCAAGATCCGTCAAACACACAGTCTTGCCCACCTCCTTACCAAATATGCTGAGCAGCTGCTCCAGGAATAT GTGCAGCACCAGGGAGACCCCTTCGGGCTGCCAGGCTTCGCGCCACCGCGGTTGCCGGTAGCCGGCCTGAGCGCCCCGGCATCGGGCCACGCGAGCCTGCCGGCGCAGGAGCGGCTGCGGCTTGACGCCGCGGCGCTGGCTGAGCTGTCGCCGCTGTTGGACTTTGTGCGCCGCCGCCAGGCCGAGCTGAACCCGCGCGCGGCGTGCCTGCTGCGGCGCCTGGAGGACGCGACGCTCCAGGCCCGGGCCCTAGGCGCCGCAGTTGAGGACGTGCTGTCCGCGCAGGGCTCCGAGACCCGAGGGCCCCGGCCCGAGCCCGCCGCTGCTCCAGCCGCCACCGCCGGCGTGTTCCCGGCCAAGGTGCTCGGGCTCCGCGTGTGCGGCCTCTACCGCGACTGGGTGAGCCGAACCGAGGGCGACCTGGGCCAGCTGGTGCCCGGGGGCCCAGGCTGA
- the CTF1 gene encoding cardiotrophin-1 isoform X3, protein MSLREGSLDPQADSSISSVPHLEAKIRQTHSLAHLLTKYAEQLLQEYVQHQGDPFGLPGFAPPRLPVAGLSAPASGHASLPAQERLRLDAAALAELSPLLDFVRRRQAELNPRAACLLRRLEDATLQARALGAAVEDVLSAQGSETRGPRPEPAAAPAATAGVFPAKVLGLRVCGLYRDWVSRTEGDLGQLVPGGPG, encoded by the exons ATGAGCCTAAGGGAGGGAAGTCTGG ACCCACAGGCTGACTCTTCAATCTCATCTGTTCCCCACCTGGAGGCCAAGATCCGTCAAACACACAGTCTTGCCCACCTCCTTACCAAATATGCTGAGCAGCTGCTCCAGGAATAT GTGCAGCACCAGGGAGACCCCTTCGGGCTGCCAGGCTTCGCGCCACCGCGGTTGCCGGTAGCCGGCCTGAGCGCCCCGGCATCGGGCCACGCGAGCCTGCCGGCGCAGGAGCGGCTGCGGCTTGACGCCGCGGCGCTGGCTGAGCTGTCGCCGCTGTTGGACTTTGTGCGCCGCCGCCAGGCCGAGCTGAACCCGCGCGCGGCGTGCCTGCTGCGGCGCCTGGAGGACGCGACGCTCCAGGCCCGGGCCCTAGGCGCCGCAGTTGAGGACGTGCTGTCCGCGCAGGGCTCCGAGACCCGAGGGCCCCGGCCCGAGCCCGCCGCTGCTCCAGCCGCCACCGCCGGCGTGTTCCCGGCCAAGGTGCTCGGGCTCCGCGTGTGCGGCCTCTACCGCGACTGGGTGAGCCGAACCGAGGGCGACCTGGGCCAGCTGGTGCCCGGGGGCCCAGGCTGA